Within the Sporocytophaga myxococcoides DSM 11118 genome, the region CTTTTCTTCCTGGTGGATGTGGTATTATGGAGGAAGTTTTTCATCAAGAGTGTTTGTAGAATATATTGCTTTATTTATGATCTTATTAGCGATAGCGCTTAATAGAATGCAATCCAGACTTCTTCGTATAGGTTATATTTCTTCAATTGTTTTTTTTATTTTTCTCTGCCAATTAAACACTTATCAATACAGATATAATATTATTCATTGGTCAGAAATGACAAAAGAAAAGTACTGGAATAGCTATTTACAAATTGGCCGATTAATAAAATAAAAAATTATAAGATGATGCCCTCAATGCCTGATAAACCAAGAAGATTCACTACCTGAAAACTACTGAGTCCGGCATTTATTTTGCTGCTCTTATAGCCTTCACTTTTGAAACAGGAACAGCATTAGCCTTATTACCAAAATTACTCCTTACATAGGTAAGCACATCTGCAATCTGTTGATCATTTAACACAGATCCAAACGCTGGCATTGGATTAGAATAATACTCTCCATTAATTTCAATTTCTTCCTCCAGGCCATTTAACAGGATTTTAACTAACTTATCCTGCGGACCGAGCACATAAGTTGTTTTCTTTAATGGAGGATTTAATCCAGGAACCCCACTCCCATCTGTTTGGTGGCATGAAAGGCAATATTCTTCATATACCTTTTTACCCCTCAAAGCTGATTGCTGAGTTTCATTTTGACTAACACGATCTGGTAATGTTGCACTAACAATTATTAATGCCGAAGACAATATCAGTAAAGTTAATTTCATATTTCTAAATTTGATTTTCACTAAAAAAACAATAAAGCGTAGCCAAATATAAATATAAGGACTGCGCTTTAGATTATCTGATTAAATCGGGAAAGATATATAAAGTTACTTTTTCTTTGATGGAACGATTGGTGTGTTTTTCAATATCATCTCATCTCTTACTAATTGACCAGAAGGGGTGAGATCCGAATCCTCCCATCCTCCTGCGCTGAAGCCTCCTGGCTTTAAAGCGGAAGCAGTCTCATCTTTGTCAGCAATGGACCAGTTGCACCAACTGATTTTGTATTTATCCATAAAGTCAAACCACAGCCTTGTCTCTTCTGGATCATAACTTCCATTACCGCTGGCATGGCAGGTACCAAACTCAGTCACAAATAATGCAATGCCTTTGTCCATTGCTTTTTTTGCCTCATCTCTCAGCCATTGCTTGTGAGATCCAGCATAGAAGTGAAGAGTATATGCAGAATTGGTATCTTTAACAGGATCTACGGCAGCTTCACTAACCATTTGCGACCACTGTCTTGTACCGATTATTATAATATTATCCGGATCATATTGGCGAATGCTCTCAATTACCGTTTCAGCATATGGCTTAATGTCTTTTGACCAGCTTACATAATTTAATGGTTCATTGTATATTTCATACAATACATTAGGATACTTACCATATTTCTTAGCCATATCTGCAAAAAATTTCTTTGCCATATCAGGATTGGTATGAGCTTCATGGCTATGATAATCAATGATAACATATATACCACTTCTTATTGCGGCATCTACTATTGTCATTACCTTTTCTCTTTCAGAAGCCCTGCTGTCTGCATATCCTCCCATATCGACACCCATCGCTGCCCTGATCACTGTGCATTTCCACTTATCCTTAAGGTATTTTACAACATAGGGATTATAATACTGGCTCATCCACTGGCTCCAGAAGAGAGACATTCCACGCAATTGAACTGTATCTCCATGTTCTCCTACTATGTAATTGCCTTTTATAGAAAGCTGACCATATTTTTCTACAATATTACTTTGAGCAAAAAGGCTTGTATTACTAAGGAATAGAACTAATACACAAGCAATTAAAGCAAAATTTCTTTTTAAGCGCATTTAATTTCTAATTAATAAAGTTTACTTTATCTAAGTTATAAAAATCAGATTTTATAAATAATCAAAACCTTTTCATTTTTCAAAAGGGATTACATTTTGTAACGGAATAAGACAATTAATATTCCTCCAAATACATGCTTTAAACTCTAATTGTTTTAAACTGAATTAAATAAAAAAGCACAAATGTTTTCTATCCATTTGTGCTTTCCATTATTATTAATTGTTAACTAAGCTTTCATCCACTGAGATGCTTTATTCATATCGTCAAAGTATTGTGATACAAAACCAGCGCCTTCTACTTTACTCATAATTTCTTCAACGCTCATCTGGTTAAAGATATCGTCAGAAATGATAACCCCCATTTTTTTAATTCCGGTAGATAATGCTTTTGGAAACCACTCTTCATTTGACCATTTCTGATCATCAGGATCTATCGCTCCTAGGTTTCTAACATCACCAATCCAATTTTTAGCTTTGGTTGACTTCAACAACTCTAATCCCTGATTTAAGCCTTCTCTGAACTCAGAAGAAATGGGAGCCGTAATCCATTCAAGCACAACAGCATCAATTTCTTTATTATAGTTAATTTTTAATACATCATTTTTCATAGCAAAAATTGTGGTGGTTATGTTTTATTTTTTCCGGATAGTTTACTCTCTAATGTTGCAATCTTAGCTTTATAGTCATTTTCTGTTTGTTTAACTTTGTCCATAAAGTTTTGCATCATTTTTTTCTGAGCTTCTATTTGACTATCTGCTCTTTGCTTTTCAAGCTGTCTGACCTCTTCTATTTCTTTTGCCTTTTTAGAAAGCTCCTCCTGAATGGTATGCAGTTCTTCCATATTTTGCCTTAGCTCCTCTTCCTGAGACTTCATTTGTTCTGCCTGTTGGATCAATTCATCTTCCTGTCTTTTAGAATCTGAAATATCTATGGTTATACCATACACCTTTTGAATTCTTCCATCATGATCCACTACAGGATTATAATATTCCTGAAGCCAGAAATTTTTATTTTCAAGCTTCATTTTTCTTATTTTCACAAAGGATCTGCCTTGTTTTAGATTTTGCCACATTACAGTAGCTTCTGCCTTCTCCTCATCTGTCTGACAAAAACTCATATAATTCTGACCCACTAGATTATTTCCGGGCATGCCTAAAACCTTTTCAATCTGATCATTGATCTTGAGCATGTTTCCTTCAATATCATACTCAGCAACAATAGCAAGGCTGTCAATAGCTGTAAGCAAACTTTTAGACTCAGCTTCTTTTAGTGAAAGCTCTTCCTGAATAGTTTGCATTTCCTCCATATTTTGCCTTAACTCTTCTTCCTGCGCCCTCATCTCATCGGCCTTTTCAGCTAGCAGCAGTTCTTGCTTTTTGGTTTCGGTTATATCTATAGCAATTCCCATAATCCTGACAAGGTCGCCATTTCTATCCCTGATTGGATTATAATATTCCTGTAACCAGATGTCTCCTTTCCCAGTCGTCATCTTCCTGAATCTCGTTATTGTTTTACCTCTCCTCAGATCTTCCCACATAGACTTAGCTTCAAGTTTCTCCTCATCGGTCTGACAAAAGGCTAAGTAATTCGTTCCAATCAATGCATCTCCTTGAAGTCCGGCAATAGACTTCATTTTTTCATTTATCTTAAGAACATCCCCCTGAAGATTGTATTCAACAACAATAGCTATGGAATCAAGGGCAGTAAGTAAGCTTCTGGATTCGGCATCATGCCTGGCTAGTTCTTCCTGGGTAGCATGCATTTCTTCCATATTCTGCCTCAGTTCTTCTTCCTGAGACTTCATCTCCTCAGAAGCTATCTGTGATGCATGAAGAAGCTTTTGAGTTCTTTCGCTGATTTTTACACTTGAAATAGAAGAAGCAATGCTTTCTCCCAGTTTCTCAAGAAACTCTTTATGATGAGGCTTAAATTCCTTGAAAGAAGCAATCTCAAGCATTCCATAAACAACATCATTTACCTTAATGGGAACAATAATGATAGCCCTCGGTAATGCTTCCCCTAATCCCGAAGTGATACTTAGATAGTTTTCAGGTATTTGTGTTAAATAGGTGGTTTCTTTTTCTAAAAATGACTGTCCCAGAAGACCTTCTCCAATATCAACCCTTTTCTGAGCAAACTTTTTCCTGTCATAGGCATAACAGGCCATTAATTCCAGAAACTTATCTTTCTCATCTTCATCATTTAAGATAAAGAAGCTGCCCTGATTTGCATTTAGATAGGTAACCAGATTAGAAATGATGTTTTCACTTAATATTTTAATATTTTCATTCTTTGTCCTTAAAATATCGGCAAACTTAGCAAGTCCTTCTGTTACCCAATTTCTATCGCCTTCACGCAATGCAATAACCTGCATTTGCTCTCTCATACTTAATAAAGCATGAATAAGGCTTTTTTCATCTTGCCCGTCTCCATTATATTCAGCATTCAGATCCCCTTTTTCAATAGTTTTTATAAAATCTG harbors:
- a CDS encoding c-type cytochrome, whose product is MKLTLLILSSALIIVSATLPDRVSQNETQQSALRGKKVYEEYCLSCHQTDGSGVPGLNPPLKKTTYVLGPQDKLVKILLNGLEEEIEINGEYYSNPMPAFGSVLNDQQIADVLTYVRSNFGNKANAVPVSKVKAIRAAK
- a CDS encoding glycoside hydrolase family 5 protein — protein: MRLKRNFALIACVLVLFLSNTSLFAQSNIVEKYGQLSIKGNYIVGEHGDTVQLRGMSLFWSQWMSQYYNPYVVKYLKDKWKCTVIRAAMGVDMGGYADSRASEREKVMTIVDAAIRSGIYVIIDYHSHEAHTNPDMAKKFFADMAKKYGKYPNVLYEIYNEPLNYVSWSKDIKPYAETVIESIRQYDPDNIIIIGTRQWSQMVSEAAVDPVKDTNSAYTLHFYAGSHKQWLRDEAKKAMDKGIALFVTEFGTCHASGNGSYDPEETRLWFDFMDKYKISWCNWSIADKDETASALKPGGFSAGGWEDSDLTPSGQLVRDEMILKNTPIVPSKKK
- a CDS encoding PAS domain S-box protein, producing the protein MSYKIVKGNYLKSLQEQIEKLNRDIVSATDFIKTIEKGDLNAEYNGDGQDEKSLIHALLSMREQMQVIALREGDRNWVTEGLAKFADILRTKNENIKILSENIISNLVTYLNANQGSFFILNDEDEKDKFLELMACYAYDRKKFAQKRVDIGEGLLGQSFLEKETTYLTQIPENYLSITSGLGEALPRAIIIVPIKVNDVVYGMLEIASFKEFKPHHKEFLEKLGESIASSISSVKISERTQKLLHASQIASEEMKSQEEELRQNMEEMHATQEELARHDAESRSLLTALDSIAIVVEYNLQGDVLKINEKMKSIAGLQGDALIGTNYLAFCQTDEEKLEAKSMWEDLRRGKTITRFRKMTTGKGDIWLQEYYNPIRDRNGDLVRIMGIAIDITETKKQELLLAEKADEMRAQEEELRQNMEEMQTIQEELSLKEAESKSLLTAIDSLAIVAEYDIEGNMLKINDQIEKVLGMPGNNLVGQNYMSFCQTDEEKAEATVMWQNLKQGRSFVKIRKMKLENKNFWLQEYYNPVVDHDGRIQKVYGITIDISDSKRQEDELIQQAEQMKSQEEELRQNMEELHTIQEELSKKAKEIEEVRQLEKQRADSQIEAQKKMMQNFMDKVKQTENDYKAKIATLESKLSGKNKT